The Acidobacteriota bacterium genome has a segment encoding these proteins:
- a CDS encoding carboxylate-amine ligase — MFEQFTLGIEEEFQIVDPHTRELKSHVSEILDEGKLLLGEKIKPEMIQSMIEVGTGVCANIQEAREDITKLRCIISGLARRKGMAIAAASTHPFSKWSEQEIYEGDRYKLLVDELQMVARSLLIFGVHVHVAVEDLDRRINIMNAARYFLPHVLAMTTSSPFWLGFNTGLKSYRSEVFKKFPRTDIPDHFESFQQYQSYVDLLVKMNCIQDGTKIWWDVRPHCKFPTLEFRICDIPTRVDDTIAVAALFQAIVAKLNVLIDKNLGFRLYHRRLIQENKWRAVRYGLDGKLLDLGKQKEVPVKDLIRELLDFVDDVLDPLDSRKEVEHIHTILERGTSADKQLKVYEETGGDFKAVVDMLIEDTLENVPEHCFD, encoded by the coding sequence ATGTTTGAACAATTTACACTCGGCATCGAAGAGGAGTTCCAGATCGTCGATCCGCACACACGGGAATTAAAGTCACACGTGTCCGAGATCCTCGATGAGGGCAAGCTCCTGCTTGGCGAAAAGATCAAGCCGGAGATGATCCAGTCGATGATCGAGGTCGGCACCGGCGTTTGCGCCAATATTCAGGAAGCTCGCGAAGATATCACGAAACTTCGCTGCATCATCTCTGGGCTCGCCCGCAGAAAGGGAATGGCGATCGCTGCGGCCTCAACGCATCCCTTCTCAAAGTGGTCGGAGCAGGAGATCTACGAAGGCGACCGCTACAAGCTGCTCGTGGACGAGCTTCAGATGGTAGCGAGAAGCCTGCTGATCTTCGGTGTCCATGTCCACGTTGCGGTCGAGGACTTGGACCGGCGGATCAACATTATGAACGCGGCCCGCTATTTCCTTCCGCACGTCCTCGCGATGACGACCTCGTCGCCGTTCTGGCTTGGCTTTAATACCGGCCTGAAGTCATACCGCTCGGAGGTTTTCAAGAAGTTCCCGCGAACGGATATTCCCGATCATTTCGAGTCGTTTCAACAGTATCAGAGTTACGTCGATCTGCTCGTCAAGATGAACTGCATTCAGGACGGGACAAAGATCTGGTGGGACGTCCGGCCGCACTGCAAATTCCCGACGCTCGAGTTCAGGATATGCGACATCCCGACCAGGGTAGACGATACGATCGCCGTGGCGGCCCTATTCCAGGCCATCGTTGCCAAGCTGAACGTGCTGATAGACAAGAATCTGGGTTTCCGTCTATATCACCGGCGGCTCATCCAGGAAAATAAATGGCGTGCGGTTCGATACGGGCTTGACGGCAAACTGCTCGACCTCGGGAAGCAGAAAGAAGTGCCGGTCAAGGACCTGATCCGTGAACTACTCGATTTCGTAGACGACGTCCTTGACCCGCTTGACTCGCGGAAAGAGGTCGAGCACATCCACACGATCCTTGAGCGGGGAACTTCGGCCGACAAACAGCTTAAGGTTTACGAAGAGACAGGCGGTGATTTCAAGGCCGTAGTCGATATGTTAATCGAAGACACGCTCGAAAACGTCCCCGAGCACTGTTTCGACTGA
- a CDS encoding LysR family transcriptional regulator → MDINQLEVLITVANERSFSRAAEILDRTQPAVSQAISRLEQDLGQRLFDRSSKDGTLTDAGEVLVEYARQILNLRRNAELAVKELSELHRGKVTISANEHTVFYLLPLIIEFRQRHPQIKVEVKRGVASRIPKEIASREVELGVLSFKPADPGLRAMQVLTDELVLIVAPGHRFSGRASVPIRELADETFIAHNAKSPYREKVIECFASHRTPLRITVELPSLEAIKRMVEQNAGVALVPRLTAAAEIASGRLLGISVKEMRLERRLHIVYRRNSPLSHAAKAFLELAEEMARPGEPAAEGTAA, encoded by the coding sequence ATGGACATTAACCAGCTTGAAGTTCTTATAACGGTGGCCAATGAGCGGAGCTTTTCAAGGGCCGCCGAGATACTCGACCGCACGCAACCGGCCGTCAGCCAGGCGATCAGCCGGCTCGAGCAGGACCTCGGACAGCGGCTCTTCGACCGTTCATCAAAGGACGGTACACTGACCGATGCCGGCGAGGTGCTGGTCGAATACGCGCGGCAGATACTCAATCTCCGCCGCAATGCGGAGCTTGCGGTAAAGGAACTTTCGGAACTCCACCGCGGAAAGGTAACGATCAGCGCGAACGAGCACACCGTCTTTTACCTCCTGCCGTTGATAATCGAGTTTCGCCAGCGGCATCCGCAGATCAAGGTCGAGGTAAAGCGGGGCGTTGCGAGCCGGATACCGAAAGAGATCGCTTCGCGGGAAGTGGAACTCGGCGTGCTTTCATTCAAGCCGGCCGATCCGGGGCTTCGGGCGATGCAGGTGTTGACGGACGAGCTGGTCCTGATCGTTGCTCCGGGCCATAGATTTTCGGGCCGGGCTTCGGTCCCGATCAGAGAACTGGCCGACGAGACCTTTATCGCACACAATGCGAAATCGCCTTATCGCGAAAAAGTGATAGAGTGTTTTGCAAGCCACCGCACTCCGCTTCGGATCACTGTTGAGCTGCCGTCACTCGAAGCGATCAAGAGGATGGTCGAGCAAAATGCAGGAGTTGCACTTGTACCGAGGCTGACGGCCGCTGCTGAGATCGCGAGTGGACGACTGCTTGGGATCTCGGTCAAGGAAATGAGGCTCGAACGGCGGCTCCATATTGTGTACCGCCGAAATTCGCCGCTCTCACACGCGGCCAAGGCGTTCCTCGAACTTGCCGAGGAAATGGCACGTCCAGGCGAGCCGGCTGCTGAAGGAACAGCGGCATAA
- a CDS encoding cystathionine gamma-synthase, giving the protein MGFSTIAIHAGNEPDPATGAVSVPIYQTSTYAQDGLGRHKGYEYARTQNPTRTALEKNIAALENARFGFAFASGMSAIDSVLKLVKAGEHVLLGDNTYGGTFRLFDRVLRNYGVEFDLVDSSDLSAFENAFKPNTKMVFVETPTNPVMTVTDLAAVAELSHARGAKVVCDNTFMSPYFQRPLDLGCDIVVHSTTKYLNGHSDSVGGFAALNDEKDAEWIGFIQNSIGAILSPMDSFLVLRGTKTLAVRMEAHDRNGRQVANFLAEHPRVEKVYYPGLASHPQHELAKRQQSGFGGMVAFETGSLENAKKVLEGVKLCTLGESLGGVESLISHPASMTHASVPEERRSQLGITDGLVRISVGIEDAEDIIADLDQALA; this is encoded by the coding sequence ATGGGATTTTCAACAATTGCGATCCACGCCGGTAACGAGCCCGATCCGGCAACCGGCGCGGTATCGGTACCCATCTACCAGACCTCGACCTATGCCCAAGACGGCCTCGGCCGCCATAAGGGTTACGAATACGCTCGAACGCAAAATCCGACCCGCACCGCTCTCGAGAAAAATATTGCAGCACTTGAAAATGCACGCTTCGGCTTTGCCTTCGCCTCCGGGATGTCGGCGATCGATTCGGTGCTCAAGCTCGTGAAAGCTGGCGAGCACGTCCTGCTCGGCGATAACACCTACGGCGGAACGTTCCGGCTCTTCGACCGAGTGCTCAGAAACTACGGCGTCGAGTTCGATCTGGTTGACAGCTCCGACCTCTCAGCGTTCGAAAATGCCTTTAAGCCGAACACCAAGATGGTCTTCGTTGAGACGCCGACGAATCCGGTGATGACGGTTACGGATCTCGCCGCCGTCGCCGAGCTTTCGCATGCCCGCGGGGCCAAGGTCGTTTGCGACAACACGTTCATGTCGCCGTATTTCCAGCGGCCGCTCGATCTTGGATGCGATATCGTAGTTCATTCGACCACCAAATATCTTAACGGCCACTCGGACAGCGTCGGCGGCTTCGCGGCTTTGAACGACGAGAAGGACGCCGAATGGATCGGCTTTATTCAGAACAGCATTGGTGCCATACTTTCGCCGATGGATTCGTTTCTCGTCCTTCGCGGAACCAAGACGCTCGCCGTCCGAATGGAGGCACACGACCGCAACGGGCGGCAGGTCGCGAACTTTCTGGCCGAGCATCCGCGGGTAGAAAAGGTCTATTATCCTGGGCTCGCTTCGCACCCGCAGCACGAACTTGCAAAGCGGCAGCAGTCCGGCTTTGGCGGGATGGTCGCGTTCGAAACCGGTTCGCTTGAGAATGCAAAAAAGGTGCTTGAGGGCGTCAAACTGTGTACACTTGGAGAGAGCCTCGGGGGCGTTGAATCTTTGATCTCGCACCCGGCGTCGATGACACACGCATCGGTGCCCGAGGAGCGGCGTAGCCAGCTCGGCATCACCGACGGGCTCGTCAGGATCTCCGTCGGCATTGAGGATGCGGAAGATATCATTGCGGACCTCGATCAGGCACTTGCCTGA
- a CDS encoding serine/threonine-protein phosphatase, with protein MLNVEVHATSHVGRVRKGNEDNYLMLHISRSLAWTGTQEDSEFIIESQAFEVDDNGVVLAVSDGMGGAMAGEVASTMAVECVCEKLLEEDLEETLTPEAYDYNLIAKLYNATVYANYLIHQQGRSDTQFQGMGATFTGLGVTSRGVDLVQVGDSRAYLVRNGKIYQVTKDQSLVQQLIDAQQISPEEAETHTLKNVILQALGAQNEIFPVAARLKPCDGDVLLLCSDGLSNKVTAAGIQRIVTENYETLAQAAAQLVTEANNNGGEDNITLVVAKLTGDNLPAPNGDDVQLELLDLGNVHDTAEQDTAEILEDEV; from the coding sequence ATGCTAAATGTTGAGGTTCATGCCACGTCCCACGTCGGACGCGTAAGGAAAGGCAATGAGGATAATTACCTCATGCTGCACATCTCGCGTTCGCTCGCCTGGACGGGCACACAGGAAGATTCTGAGTTCATCATTGAAAGCCAAGCTTTCGAAGTTGACGACAACGGTGTGGTGCTTGCCGTCTCGGACGGAATGGGCGGAGCGATGGCGGGTGAGGTCGCGAGCACGATGGCGGTCGAATGCGTCTGCGAAAAGCTGCTCGAAGAGGACCTTGAAGAGACGCTTACACCAGAGGCTTACGACTACAATCTCATCGCAAAGCTCTACAACGCAACAGTTTACGCAAATTACCTCATCCATCAGCAAGGCCGCTCGGACACCCAGTTTCAGGGAATGGGCGCGACCTTTACCGGGCTTGGCGTAACGTCTCGCGGCGTCGATCTCGTTCAGGTTGGCGACAGCCGAGCATATCTCGTCCGCAACGGAAAGATCTATCAGGTAACCAAGGACCAGTCGCTCGTTCAGCAGCTCATTGATGCTCAGCAGATCTCGCCCGAGGAAGCGGAGACGCACACGCTGAAGAACGTCATCCTGCAAGCCCTCGGCGCCCAGAACGAGATATTCCCCGTTGCCGCCCGCTTAAAGCCCTGCGATGGCGATGTATTGCTGCTTTGCAGCGACGGCCTTTCAAACAAGGTGACTGCAGCCGGGATCCAGCGGATCGTTACGGAAAATTACGAAACGCTCGCCCAGGCCGCAGCCCAACTCGTTACCGAAGCCAACAACAACGGCGGCGAAGATAACATCACGCTCGTCGTCGCAAAGCTGACCGGCGATAATCTGCCCGCTCCGAACGGCGACGATGTTCAATTGGAATTGCTTGATCTGGGGAATGTTCACGACACCGCCGAGCAGGACACGGCGGAGATACTCGAGGACGAGGTCTAG
- a CDS encoding NfeD family protein — protein MEQYAWIVWVVLGVSLIVAEVFTLGFVLFWFGLGALAAALVGLMGFGYLWQFIAFIAVSGALTAMSRTIFSNYMWGKGDRESKFGVDALPGKVGTVLEGSKGALNAASVNVQGSEWTAIPADEETVLVAGEKVEVVRVEGAKIFVRPSRKEIPGWKQD, from the coding sequence ATGGAACAGTACGCTTGGATAGTGTGGGTGGTGCTCGGGGTTTCGCTGATCGTGGCGGAGGTCTTTACGCTCGGCTTCGTGCTTTTTTGGTTCGGGCTCGGTGCGTTGGCGGCGGCGCTCGTCGGGCTGATGGGCTTTGGCTACCTCTGGCAGTTCATCGCGTTCATTGCCGTTTCCGGTGCTCTGACGGCGATGTCGCGGACCATCTTTTCAAATTATATGTGGGGCAAGGGCGATCGGGAATCAAAGTTTGGCGTAGATGCCTTGCCGGGGAAGGTCGGTACGGTTCTCGAGGGAAGCAAAGGAGCGCTGAACGCAGCTTCGGTCAACGTGCAGGGCTCGGAATGGACTGCGATCCCTGCCGATGAAGAGACCGTGCTCGTGGCCGGCGAAAAAGTAGAGGTTGTCCGGGTCGAAGGAGCGAAGATCTTTGTCCGCCCCTCGCGAAAGGAAATTCCGGGCTGGAAGCAAGACTAG
- a CDS encoding RHS repeat-associated core domain-containing protein, whose product METLDANGNPVSTVGEYEYDGDGKRVKKHVPSTGELTVFVYDAGGKLIGEYSTIAAPQAPKVSYTTADHLGSPRILTDENGATISRRDFMPYGEEIARQNYGSDTIRQKFTGYERDNEASLDFAQARMYSFQHGRFNAVDPIFESMDTALPQSMNRYLYVLNNPLFFVDPNGELWIIVKGQQNPQWVDKCPKNTTCFTALALENEKKGLNVYGSKNASDITEYNANKDGQIDVRKLSQHHDAQFIVADGQKVPEEYLSVNAAGSLFNIAELNHQKYSNDEKLVFTAGNASDGKPGNCNGKPCHGGHKGNDIDLRYMDSSGKPLQGDNAYKNADVGRTNWLIDAGKAFGFPYSYTGDETRFGRPDNTPKSRSPTEKVHRHHLHIGKTAPRRK is encoded by the coding sequence GTGGAAACGCTCGACGCGAACGGCAACCCGGTCTCTACAGTCGGCGAGTACGAATACGACGGCGACGGCAAGCGGGTGAAGAAGCACGTGCCCTCGACCGGCGAGTTGACGGTGTTCGTCTATGACGCCGGCGGGAAACTCATCGGCGAATATTCAACCATCGCCGCCCCCCAAGCACCAAAGGTCAGCTACACCACCGCCGACCACCTCGGCAGCCCGCGTATCCTAACCGACGAAAACGGCGCAACCATCTCCCGCCGCGACTTCATGCCCTACGGCGAAGAGATCGCCCGACAAAACTACGGCTCCGACACCATCCGCCAGAAATTCACCGGCTATGAACGGGATAATGAGGCTTCTTTAGACTTTGCTCAGGCCAGAATGTACAGCTTCCAGCACGGCAGATTCAACGCGGTCGATCCGATATTTGAAAGTATGGACACGGCATTGCCCCAAAGCATGAACCGGTACTTATATGTGCTTAATAATCCACTATTCTTTGTAGACCCAAATGGCGAGTTGTGGATCATCGTGAAAGGGCAGCAAAATCCACAATGGGTAGATAAATGTCCCAAGAACACAACATGTTTTACAGCCCTAGCGCTGGAAAATGAAAAGAAGGGACTTAATGTTTATGGATCGAAAAATGCAAGCGATATAACGGAGTACAACGCGAACAAAGATGGTCAGATTGATGTCAGAAAGCTATCGCAACATCATGACGCCCAATTTATCGTCGCAGATGGACAGAAGGTTCCAGAAGAATATTTGTCAGTAAACGCTGCCGGGAGCCTATTCAACATCGCGGAGCTAAATCACCAAAAATATTCTAACGATGAAAAGCTCGTATTCACCGCTGGTAATGCAAGTGATGGTAAACCCGGCAATTGTAACGGAAAACCATGCCACGGTGGACACAAGGGCAATGATATTGATTTGAGGTACATGGATTCGAGCGGGAAGCCATTACAAGGAGATAACGCGTACAAAAATGCCGATGTCGGAAGAACTAATTGGCTCATCGATGCCGGAAAAGCGTTTGGGTTTCCTTACTCGTATACCGGCGACGAAACTAGGTTTGGGCGTCCAGACAATACCCCTAAATCGCGTAGTCCAACTGAAAAGGTTCATCGCCATCATCTTCATATTGGGAAGACTGCTCCTAGGAGGAAATAG
- a CDS encoding amidohydrolase family protein encodes MRKAAIRAASLWLAAVSVFAISAFPQDAPPSVSGKRAKRIVIRGAMMVDGSGKPAAGPYDIVVENDRIAQIASFDPVAAKENRARRPAKGDVEIDAAGKYVLPGLINLHGHTQDERGGVPMPVEYVTKLWLACGITTVRDAWANAKILEYSKRINAGTLVGPRIFPYGGFPAPNINTPEQARQRVRDLKAAGYDGIKLYTIDRDLMAAMMDEAKKQGMRVMHHTGVEETNAWDDIKFGTTTIEHWYGIPDAAIIGGRQNFPPDYNYNDEIDRFRYAGRLWREADRERLSKVLDGMIEAGVAWNPTLVIYEASRDLQRAQTNPAFAEYLHPVLEDFFRPNPANHGSYFIGWSTTDETYWKENYRIWMDALHEFGKRGGTIGTGEDAGFIYQIYGIGLIRELELHQEAGFHPLTVVKHATSNGARILGKESELGRIRVGYKADLIVVNGNPLENFKVLSPLGVEEIRDGKAVKTGGIEWTIMDGIPYHAPTLAAEVRDMVAAAKRNAAAK; translated from the coding sequence ATGAGAAAAGCGGCAATTCGGGCGGCGAGTTTGTGGCTCGCTGCGGTTTCGGTGTTCGCTATAAGTGCATTTCCGCAGGACGCACCGCCGAGCGTATCGGGCAAGCGGGCGAAGCGGATCGTTATTCGCGGGGCGATGATGGTGGATGGGAGCGGGAAGCCGGCGGCGGGGCCTTATGACATCGTGGTTGAGAACGACCGCATCGCGCAGATCGCTTCCTTTGACCCGGTCGCGGCGAAGGAAAACCGGGCCCGCCGGCCGGCGAAGGGCGACGTTGAGATCGACGCGGCGGGCAAATACGTTCTGCCCGGGCTCATCAATCTTCACGGCCACACGCAGGACGAACGCGGCGGTGTGCCGATGCCGGTCGAATATGTGACCAAGCTCTGGCTCGCCTGCGGCATCACGACGGTCCGCGATGCCTGGGCAAACGCGAAGATCCTCGAATACAGCAAACGCATCAATGCCGGCACCCTGGTCGGTCCGCGGATATTCCCCTATGGCGGGTTTCCCGCTCCGAACATCAACACGCCCGAGCAGGCCCGCCAACGCGTCCGCGACCTGAAGGCCGCCGGTTACGACGGCATAAAGCTTTACACCATCGACCGCGACCTGATGGCGGCGATGATGGACGAGGCGAAGAAGCAGGGAATGCGGGTGATGCACCATACCGGCGTCGAGGAGACGAACGCCTGGGACGACATCAAGTTCGGCACGACGACGATCGAGCATTGGTACGGAATTCCGGACGCGGCGATCATCGGCGGGCGGCAGAATTTCCCGCCGGATTATAACTACAACGACGAAATTGACCGCTTTCGCTACGCCGGAAGGCTCTGGCGAGAGGCTGACCGCGAGCGGCTCTCGAAGGTGCTTGACGGTATGATCGAAGCGGGCGTCGCCTGGAACCCGACGCTTGTTATCTACGAAGCCTCGCGAGACCTTCAGCGGGCGCAGACCAACCCGGCATTTGCAGAGTATCTTCATCCGGTGCTTGAGGACTTCTTCCGGCCCAATCCGGCGAACCATGGTTCGTATTTCATCGGATGGTCGACGACCGATGAGACCTATTGGAAAGAGAACTACCGGATCTGGATGGACGCCCTGCACGAGTTCGGCAAACGCGGCGGGACGATCGGCACCGGCGAGGACGCGGGTTTCATCTACCAGATCTATGGCATTGGGCTGATCCGCGAGCTTGAATTGCATCAGGAGGCCGGCTTTCATCCGCTTACGGTCGTCAAGCACGCGACCAGCAACGGCGCCCGCATTCTCGGCAAGGAGAGCGAACTCGGCCGCATCCGCGTCGGCTACAAGGCCGACCTGATCGTCGTAAACGGAAACCCGCTTGAGAATTTCAAGGTGCTTTCGCCGCTTGGGGTCGAGGAGATCCGTGACGGCAAGGCGGTGAAGACCGGTGGTATCGAATGGACGATCATGGACGGCATTCCGTACCATGCCCCGACGCTTGCCGCCGAGGTTCGCGACATGGTCGCCGCGGCAAAGCGAAACGCCGCCGCTAAATAG
- the mdh gene encoding malate dehydrogenase, producing the protein MAGRNKVTVVGAGNVGATAAHWIASKELADVVLVDIVEGTPQGKALDLAQAAPIDGFDVKLVGANSYEETADSDIVIITAGLPRKPGMSRDDLLKTNSDIVGQVTDQVAKYSPNSFIIVVSNPLDAMTQVAFRRSGFPKNRVMGMAGVLDAARMRCFLAEALNVSVENVTAFVLGGHGDTMVPLPRYSTCAGIPITELLPKEQIDAIVDRTANGGAEIVGLLKTGSAFYAPSLGAVEMAEAILKDKKKILPCAVFLEGEYGVSNLFVGVPVKLGKNGVEQIIEINLTNDERVALQKSAASVQELIDVLQI; encoded by the coding sequence ATGGCTGGAAGAAACAAGGTTACGGTTGTTGGGGCAGGAAACGTTGGTGCGACGGCGGCTCATTGGATCGCGAGCAAGGAGCTGGCGGACGTCGTTTTGGTTGACATCGTTGAGGGCACGCCGCAGGGCAAGGCCCTTGATTTGGCGCAGGCTGCCCCGATCGACGGCTTTGACGTAAAGCTCGTCGGTGCAAATTCCTACGAGGAAACGGCAGATTCGGACATCGTCATCATCACCGCCGGACTTCCCCGCAAGCCCGGAATGAGCCGCGACGACCTCTTGAAGACAAACTCGGATATCGTTGGCCAGGTCACCGACCAGGTCGCGAAGTACAGCCCGAATTCGTTCATCATCGTCGTCTCAAACCCGCTCGACGCGATGACGCAGGTCGCATTCCGCCGTTCGGGCTTCCCGAAGAACCGCGTGATGGGAATGGCCGGCGTGCTTGATGCCGCCCGCATGCGCTGCTTCCTGGCTGAGGCGCTGAACGTCTCGGTCGAGAACGTTACTGCGTTCGTCCTTGGCGGCCACGGTGATACGATGGTGCCGCTTCCGCGTTACTCGACCTGTGCCGGAATCCCGATCACCGAACTTCTGCCGAAGGAGCAGATCGATGCCATCGTTGACCGCACGGCTAACGGCGGTGCCGAGATCGTCGGCCTGCTCAAGACCGGCTCGGCATTCTACGCCCCGTCGCTCGGTGCGGTCGAAATGGCCGAAGCGATTCTCAAAGATAAGAAGAAGATACTTCCTTGTGCCGTTTTCCTCGAAGGCGAATACGGCGTCTCGAACCTCTTCGTCGGCGTCCCGGTCAAGCTCGGCAAGAACGGCGTCGAGCAGATCATCGAGATCAACCTGACCAACGACGAGCGTGTTGCCCTCCAAAAGAGTGCCGCTTCCGTACAGGAATTGATCGACGTGCTTCAGATCTGA
- a CDS encoding S8 family serine peptidase, with the protein MIIESRIKGTFRAAVGAFALASLLFSNVLMITAAPAAGNAERSLTSAEFTVDLTQLGRQGSLREDLSFDREALDLINALVGKSGRQLLLIDEFNSAQRPVVEQLAIRIAKGSVPAPLQGKAVVVLDDANLFSNARSQADLAHRLTTVIEDAAAQEGEVILFINNIKGFVQESSLRSVLWEAITEGDVRLIAGASASVYGELIAAHPELSEVFDVIEIASIAGANVADASAASPNEYRGDNVSADLRDMIASQPANKRINAIMQAKNANSPVLRETFDRHGILVHDRIGTSNTLVVELPIGSLEELSRSGLINYISPDRKTARTGHVEDTIGATGSRIQQIGGQSMNLTGTGVGIAVVDSGIFTGHAGWLDANGQSRVKANVDFTGDGTGDAYGHGSHVAGLAAGNSAKNNGAYRGVAPNANIISVKVLNNNGVGQTSWLLNGLNWILQNRTQHNIRVVNLSLGTVAVDTYTNDPIGLKVKELVNNGIVVVAAAGNLGRAPAGGKLYGSIHSPGNSPWVITVGASNSYGTTNRSDDRVTTYSSRGPTRSFYTNSLGQRVFDNVMKPDLVAPGNQLISYRAPNNLRSTSAPELDVPLASGETAADALMYQSGTSMSAPIVAGAAALLLQANPNLTPGMVRMILQYTAQPLAGSDMFEQGAGQLNLDGALALVGGFRGDLNYSSGVGRASWMMVSGWSMPATSSTIGGNTFPWSQVMTTSHSFITGSNLVTRFQVVYRPAFTPDSGIANSLGLFTLNTTSYYSGGLSLNTNVMTSNGGASGSGTVLMPSGVLVGDGVLVGDGVLIGDGVLIGDGVLIGDGVLIGDGVLIGDRTPRMEPVLTF; encoded by the coding sequence ATGATTATCGAGAGCCGAATAAAAGGAACGTTCAGAGCAGCAGTCGGGGCATTTGCCCTCGCCTCGCTGCTCTTCTCGAACGTCCTTATGATCACCGCCGCACCCGCGGCCGGGAACGCCGAACGAAGTTTGACCAGTGCCGAATTTACCGTTGACCTTACGCAGCTTGGCCGTCAAGGAAGCCTGCGAGAGGACCTAAGCTTTGATCGCGAGGCTCTTGACCTCATCAATGCGTTAGTTGGTAAGTCCGGCCGTCAGCTTCTTCTCATCGACGAATTCAACAGCGCACAGCGACCCGTTGTTGAACAGCTCGCGATCCGCATTGCAAAGGGCAGCGTACCGGCACCGCTTCAGGGCAAGGCGGTCGTTGTTCTTGACGACGCGAATCTCTTCTCGAACGCCCGCTCGCAGGCTGACCTCGCACATCGGCTCACCACCGTTATAGAGGACGCCGCCGCACAGGAAGGCGAAGTCATTCTTTTCATCAACAATATCAAGGGGTTTGTTCAGGAATCATCGCTCAGGTCCGTGCTTTGGGAAGCTATTACCGAAGGTGACGTCCGGCTCATCGCCGGTGCCTCTGCTTCGGTTTACGGTGAACTCATCGCCGCCCACCCGGAACTCAGCGAAGTATTTGACGTGATCGAGATCGCTTCGATCGCCGGAGCAAACGTAGCCGATGCCTCGGCCGCTTCGCCTAATGAATACCGCGGCGACAACGTCTCGGCCGACCTCCGCGACATGATCGCCTCGCAGCCCGCCAACAAGCGGATCAACGCGATCATGCAGGCGAAAAACGCCAATTCACCCGTGCTTCGCGAGACGTTCGACCGACACGGGATCCTTGTTCACGACCGCATCGGAACCTCAAACACGCTCGTCGTCGAGCTTCCGATAGGTTCGCTCGAAGAGCTTTCGCGAAGCGGACTCATCAACTACATTTCGCCGGATCGCAAGACCGCACGCACGGGCCACGTGGAAGATACGATCGGCGCGACCGGCAGCCGGATTCAGCAGATCGGCGGCCAGTCGATGAACCTGACCGGTACAGGCGTTGGCATTGCTGTTGTCGATTCAGGAATTTTCACCGGACACGCGGGTTGGCTTGATGCGAACGGCCAGTCAAGGGTCAAGGCAAATGTTGATTTTACCGGCGACGGAACCGGCGATGCCTATGGACACGGATCTCACGTAGCCGGGCTCGCCGCCGGCAATTCGGCAAAGAACAATGGCGCCTATCGCGGCGTAGCTCCGAACGCGAACATCATTAGTGTCAAGGTTCTCAACAACAACGGTGTCGGCCAGACCTCGTGGCTGCTGAACGGACTTAATTGGATCCTTCAGAACCGCACCCAGCACAACATCCGGGTCGTTAACCTCAGCCTCGGCACGGTCGCGGTCGATACCTATACCAACGACCCGATCGGCCTCAAGGTCAAGGAACTTGTAAATAACGGCATAGTTGTAGTTGCTGCAGCTGGTAATCTCGGCCGAGCTCCTGCCGGAGGAAAGCTCTATGGCTCGATCCACTCGCCCGGCAACAGCCCGTGGGTGATCACGGTTGGCGCAAGCAACAGCTACGGCACCACAAATCGCAGCGACGACCGCGTTACGACCTATAGCTCACGCGGCCCGACCCGCAGCTTCTATACAAATTCGCTCGGCCAGCGCGTTTTCGATAACGTGATGAAGCCGGACCTCGTTGCCCCGGGCAACCAGTTGATCTCGTATCGGGCACCGAACAACCTGCGCTCCACCTCAGCCCCTGAACTCGATGTTCCTCTTGCCTCAGGTGAGACTGCCGCAGACGCTCTGATGTACCAGAGCGGAACTTCGATGTCCGCCCCCATCGTCGCCGGTGCAGCAGCATTGCTGCTCCAGGCGAACCCGAACCTGACCCCCGGAATGGTTCGGATGATCCTTCAATATACCGCTCAGCCGCTGGCCGGTTCGGATATGTTCGAGCAAGGAGCAGGACAGCTCAACCTTGACGGTGCCTTGGCTCTTGTCGGCGGTTTCCGTGGCGATCTCAATTATTCATCGGGAGTCGGCCGCGCTTCATGGATGATGGTCTCCGGATGGTCGATGCCTGCAACATCCTCGACCATCGGCGGAAACACCTTCCCGTGGTCGCAGGTGATGACAACGAGCCATTCCTTCATTACGGGTTCAAATCTCGTAACGCGGTTCCAGGTCGTTTACCGGCCGGCCTTTACGCCCGATAGTGGCATCGCGAACTCACTTGGCTTGTTCACCCTAAATACGACCTCGTATTACTCGGGAGGACTTTCGCTCAATACTAACGTGATGACCAGCAACGGCGGAGCTTCAGGTTCAGGAACAGTCCTGATGCCTTCCGGCGTGCTTGTCGGAGACGGAGTGCTGGTCGGCGACGGCGTTCTCATCGGCGACGGCGTTTTGATCGGAGATGGTGTCCTCATCGGAGATGGTGTTCTTATCGGAGACGGTGTTCTTATCGGCGACCGTACGCCGAGAATGGAGCCTGTGCTTACTTTCTAA